A stretch of DNA from Bacillus marinisedimentorum:
CGATGGAAAATTCATATAAAGGGCCTGCCAATTGCTCAAGTGTTTCCCCGATTTCGGGAAGGATCCTTTCGAATTGCCTAATATCCGGGCGAATTGGAATCTGATCAAAATTAAGAATTCTCCCGCCCTGCGGCACATGTGTCGTAACCGCATGTTCACCCGCCTGGCGTATGCCGACTCCGCTGACAGACCAGCAATCATGATGTTTATGGCAAAGAATCCTGAAATCATATGGGCTTCCTTCAAAAAGCGGCAGTTTGACAGCGGCCTGCACAAGATATTTCCGACTTTCAAACATCCTCATCAGTTCATCCTCTGTACATGTGAAAGCAGGTTCATTCTGTCCGCTGACAAGCAGTGCGCCGCCTTGTTTTTCAACTTTTACAATCCCCTTGCCTTTACTGCCGTCGATCGGTTTAACAAAAATGGTGCCGAAGCGTTCCAGAATGACCGGCCAGTCTGATTCATTATCGAATAACTCCGTATCCGGAATGGCCTCTTTTATATCAGGGTGATGCTGAAGAGCATCAAGCGCTTCCCATTTATTAAAAAAACTGCCGTTAAAATAAGGAATCCTGTGTTTCCGGAGGCTGGAGAACAATTTTCTTGCGGCTGCACCGCGCTCATACCATCTTTCAGGGATACGGTTATAAATCACGTCCGGGTGGGGAAAGACGGCTGTTGTCCACCTGTTTTCAGCAGGGATGAAAACGGCACCCTCCAGTTGGCCGCCGGTGAAATCTGCCGGGGAAAAAACAAAGGAAATGCCGCCTTTTTTAAACAGTGTCCGCTGGATGTCTTCGAAAAATTCAACATTTCCTTTAAATCGGGCCTTTTTACCCGGAGATGCCGCGATCCCGACAAGCGGCCCGGCCCGGTCTTTATTCAACAGTACCGGAAAAGCCGCAGCTGCTTGCGGGGAATTCCGGCCGCTGATGCTTCCGTTTTTTCCGAAGGCATACTTTTTTTCTTCACCGCGGCATACCCAGGCTGAAGAAGCTTCATCATAATAAATGATCATGTCTTCAACCGGCTTCGGGAACGAATATTTTTTTCAGCCAGGTAGAGGCCGTAGGAAATTGGCAGCTTCCGCGTCAGGATTTCCGATTCCTTCAGGCCGGGGTGGTAAAAAATCGACCTTCCAGGTTTTGAGTTGGCCTCAAACACCCAGAGCCTGTTTTCTTTGTCGATCCCGATATCAAATCCGACTTCACCAAGGTTCCCTTTCAAATGCCTGTCGAGAATGGTGCTTAGAAGTAGTACTGCGTCAGAAATGGTTTTCTCTATTTTCCGCCGCTCTGCCAGGTCATTGTAGAGTTCTTCGAGCGTAAATACTTTGCCTCCGCTGCTGAGGTGGGTGGTCAGGCTGCCGGGCCCTGCAAGTTTAGCGGCGATCCCTGTCACCTGCCATTCTCCATTTTCGTTTTTATTCGTATGGACCCTGAAATCATATTTTTGCCCATGTGTCCGCTTGAGGACGATACCTTGCTGAACCATAAGTCCCTCGAAACTCTCAGTTGGATAGATGTTCTGCAGCAGCTGGCCGAGTGACGGATAGCGGCGCAGGCGATTTTCGCCGCCGCTGCGCAGACGTGCGTAATACGATGTCCCCTCCTGGTCCTTGATAAGCTGGACGACACCGTTGCCGAGGCTGCCGTTGATCGGCTTGATATATATCTGGCCGCACCGGTCGAGCAATTCCTGGATCTCACCAGCAGAAGGGTTTTTTACAGCAGTGGGAATCATGACAGCGCTCTTCGGGTATTTGCCGAAAATTTCATGAATGGTCCATTTATCGAAGAAACCCGGATTATACCAGGGAATCAAATAGTCGAGCTGAAGGCGGCGGCGCAGCTGCTGGAATTCTTCCAGGCTTTCCGTCCGGCGGTTGGGGAGCCGGTCATAGATCACGTGCGGAAACGGCACCGTTTTTTGTTCCCAGCCGTCCTGAGTGTAAAAAAAACCTTGAATCGTTTCGTGTTCCCAGTCGATATGATGCTTTCCGAATATGAAAGCATGAGCATGGACCGTTCCCGCGGCAGTCAGCAGCCGGGCAAAGACGAAGGAACGTTCACCGGCCGGACGCAGGTCTTGACCCGTAAATCCGGCGGTGAAAATTCCGACGAGCGGACCGAGGTGGAGCGTATTGTCGTGCTCAATCAAGTGCAGCGGTCCTTCAGCCGGAATGCCCAGCTCCCTGAACAAAGCGGCCGGCACTTCCACTTCATGGGACAGGTGTTTGGACGATTTTATTGCACACGGCAGCGCTGCAAGCCCAAAGGCAATTGACGTGCATTCTTTGACAGTAGAGAAAAAGCTTTCCGGAACATAGACAGATGAACTGCCATCGTCTGCGGTCTGGCGGATATCATAGACGGTTTTGCTCACGTTGGATCACTCCTTTTCGAATCATTCCGGCGGCATATGCAAGCGGGGCCCGGTAAAGGTCGCCGGTTTTTGAAGGATAAAGGGATCTGATGATCTGGTGGCCCGGTTTTGAATTGATATCAAGAATCCATACACTTCCGTTACGGGCCACGCCAAGGTCGATCCCCAGTTCGAACAGGGAAGGGAAAGTTTCCTCCAGTACAATTGGAATGCGTTCGGTAATCGTCCGTATTTCTTCCTTTATTATGCTTGCTTGAGTCGTTGAAAGCTGTCCGAGCCAGTCGTCATAACTAACAGGGGCAGCGCCTGCATGGAGGTTCGAAAGGATAGTCCCCGGACGGCCGCGGCGCATGCCGAGTCCCCGTTCCACCCATAATCCGTTTTCGTCTTTTTGTAAAAGAATCCGGATATCAAAAGGCCGTTCGTCACGGTCAAGCAGCTGAAGGTATGGCTGCAGCAAGTACCGCTCACGGCTCAGGGTAAGCTTAAGCCAGGCTTTTAGTGCATCACTGGTGACAGCAGTTGTCTTCAGCATATTGTTAGATTGGACATACCATGTATATGCTGAATCCTCTTTTTCAATGACGATAATGCCTTTGCCCTGTGATCCCGCCGCCGGCTTCAGGATTACTTTTTCCTTTGAATCGACATAGCGGATGACGGCTTCATGCGAGCTGGCCGAGCGGGTTTCGGGCAGATAGTATTTCAGTGTGCCATCTCCGCTGACGGCAGCGGCGACTTTCAATTTATCCGGCAGACCGTTCCCGATAAAACGGGTGCCGCCTCTTTGCTTGAGCCAGGAAACGATCGCTTTGCCGTCTCCGGTCGAACTGCCTGTTTTTCCATAAAAACAGCGATCGTATATCATTTCCGGAATGGAGCGGACGGCCTTTTCCCAGCCGCCTTTTTCTTTATTGTAAATAAGTCCTTCCGCCAATTCCGTTTTCGGGTCGATTGAAAACGGCGTGAATTTGAAAAAGTCCAACCCGAAGTCCCTGCTGCGGATGGCAAGTTGTTCAGCATAGTGAGACTCGTGATCTTCAGAAAGCGACAAAAAACCGAATCGCAATGGAATCCCTCCAATTTTTTGACGTAACAGCAATCAGGATTTTGGCTCATCCCGGAAAGGAACAGCCAGGGCCTGATTCATCGTATTTGGGTTGAATGAGGATTTTACCGAAAGTTTTCAGGCGCTAGAGTGCGGGATTAGTTGGTATCTAAGCGAGAAACGAAACACGATCAATCGGCCCCTTAAGTGGGTGGAACAAGAATTAGACATGATTATGTTGGAATCATGCTTGCAAAGAGGCGGAACCGGAATATTGCTTGAAATACCGTGGCGCGGAATTCCAGGAATGAAATCCCGCAGATCTTCCTCAAATATAAGCTGGAACAGAGCCATCTTCTATAATAAGAATCACTCCAATAATTGAGACGAAACCCGGCGAATCGCCACTTTATGAACCTGAAGCCCGAATTCACCGTCTTGGCGGCTCCGACTAGAAACAAATCGGAAAATGCCCGGATTTTCCTGGGGTTGTTTAGACACTTGCCATCCCCCGGCTGATATCGATGATTGCCCTGGCAGAGGGGCGTGTGCTGTTCCCTGGCCGGACGGCGGACATGTCTTTGGATGGTTTGGTGTTCACCTCGATGATCCACGGCTTTCCATCTGTATCGGCTGCAATGTCAAGGCCGAGTTCCGCGTAGGTGCCGCCTGCCTCACTGCTTATTGCAGCCGCTGTATTAACGGCAATTTCCCGCATAGCCAGCAGGAGCTCTTTACCGTGTTTGTTTCCGAATACGTCCTTTAATACTTCCAACGGTCTCACCAGACTGCCGCCCATTGCGATATTGGAGACAAAGTGGCCGGGTGGGGAAAGGCGGGCGGTTTCCGAAGTGACAATCCATTTGCCGGCCGAAATTTGATGGCAAAGGAACCGGAAATCAAGCGGGCTGCTTTGCCGTGATATTAACGTGAGGCCTTCTTGAACAAGGTATCTTTCCTTTTTAATAGCAGGCACTATTTCATCAAATAGATCTTCCACTGTTTGAAAGGCTTTTGCCGCTGGTGAGGAACTGGTGCTATGGAGGACAAAGCCTTCTTCGGAGAGAAATACCATGAAGATGTCCCTGCCCTGACTGCCGTGTATCGGTTTGAGATAGACCCTTTCATGTTTCAAGAGCATGTTCCTTAATGCCGATCTGCTATTAAGGAGGGCCGTCTCGGGAAGATAAGGAACGATTTCCGGACATTTCTCAAGCATTTCTTTTACGTTCCATTTATTTAAAAATTGGTGGTTGAAAAACGGTATTTCATGTCTGGTGCAGTACTCCCTGATTTTGTTGAACGCTTCTGTCTGCTCAAAGCGGCGGGAGCTGATGCGATTATGGACGATGTCAGGCGCCGGCACCGTATTCTGCTTCCAGCTGCCTCCTGAATAAATCATTCCTTTCATTTGCTTAACATCCCAGTATTCCGGGGAAGTGATATACAGGCCGATGTGCTGATCCCGGGCATATACGGACAGTTCTTCGTAGTAAGCCGAAAGTTTTCCGCAGGGCGGGTCGGCGCCGGGGTACGTCTTATCGGCAAGAACAGCTATGAAGGGCCCGATTTTGAACGTTCTTCCCGCTGTCGAATAATTGATGCGGATGTTTAACGTTTCATCCGGAAGTCCTAACTCTTTCTGGAGGCCGGGACTGACAGAGAAAACATACCCATCCCCATTCATGATTACGGGCACTGCCGCGGCTGAAGCTGTGCCGGTTTGAATATGAACGGCTGAAGGGCCGGTAATCTTAAGCCGCTGTGCAAATGGTTCTGTCAGGTGCAGCTGGTTACCGGATGAAAAGGCCGCCGGTTCTCTTTTGATATATCGTGCATGTACAACGGTGACCATAAGGATAATCCCTCTTTTATGATGGTTAATACTGGATAGGTGATTTGTGATATCGTATACTATGTGGGCGGATGACACAGTGTGAATGTCCGCGCCTGCCTATAAGAAAACAGGACCGGCCAGGAAGAGGAAAAGGATGAAGAGCCGGTTCGGAGCAGAAGGAGCATTCGTCTCCTGTAAATGCTGTATCAACCAGCAGTAAAGATTTTTTTTATAATAGATTGCAGTCGAGCTAATCTGCCAAACAGCTTAATGGCCGGCGATTAGCTTTATGCAGGAAGAATGGGTGGTTAGTGGAAATGAGTGAATTTATCATCATCTTGATTATGATTGCTGTTGGAGCGGCGATAGGGGGAGTTACCAATTCCCTTGCCATTAAAATGCTGTTCAGGCCTTATAAACCTCTATATCTATTCAACAGGCGGCTGCCGTTCACTCCGGGCCTGATTCCGAAACGGCGCGAGGAATTGGCCAAACAGCTCGGCAGGATGGTCGTCGATTATTTACTTACACCTGAAGGAATACGGAAAAAATTTCTCGATAAAGGGTTCCGCTATGAAGTGGAGCAGTGGGCAAAAGATGAAGCGCGCAGGGTCCTGGACACCGAAAAAACGATTGAGGAATCTCTCGCGGCGCTCGGTACGCCGAATGCGGCAGTGCAGGGAGAAGAGAAGCTGCGTGCTATAGTGGAGGAACGCTATCAAAGATGGATGGAAGCAAATGGGGACCGCAAGCTTGAAAACGTTCTGCCTGAAGCGTGGAAAGACCGGGCAGATGAGAGGATTCCTGTCATGACCGATCATATCATCGGCAAAATAAAGGAGTATTTCAGCGGTGACGAAGGAAAGAAGATCATCAGCCGGATGGTCGATGACTTCTTTGAAAGCAGAGGCACGCTAATGAATATGGTCCAAATGTTCATGGGGAGCGAAAGTCTTACAGGGAAAGTGCAGCCTGAGCTAATCAAGATGCTGAGCCAGGACCGCACGAAGAAGACACTTCAAAACCTGCTTGAGAGTGAATGGGATTCGGTCAAGGCGCTCAAAGTTCATGAGGTAGCTGAAAAGGCAGGTGGGGATGAGAAAATCACTGCTTTTTTACAGCAGGCAGCTATAGAGCAGGTGCAGATCGGCAGCCTGTTATCGATTCCTATCAAAGATCTTGCTTTTCCGTACCGTCAGCTTGTAATCGAGACATGGGTTCCGAAAATGCTTGCATTTGCCGGCGATTTTGCCGCCGTTGAGCTGGAGCGCCTCATGAAAAAGCTCCATCTTGCCGATGTCGTAAGAGAACAGGTGGAGTCGTTTCCAGTTGAGCATCTTGAACAGATGGTCCTTTCCATTTCCAGAAGGGAATTCAAACTCATCACCGTTCTTGGAGCCGTACTCGGCGGCGTCATCGGAGCGGTGCAGGGTGTTGCTGTAATCCTGATCGGCTGATTCGTATGGTGGCATCCCGGTAACTTCCGGAGCCGGCAGTGTTAAACTGCGAGCGGAGTATGGTATCAGCGATAAGGGGCTTGATTTGATTTCTGCTCACAGTTTGTTATAGTGGTTAAGAATGATTGATTCAGCCCGGAGCTGAAAGAACAAGGAGGAATAACATTGGCTAATATGTACGATGCAGCGTATGACTTGGAAAAAGAGATTCGTGACAGCGAAGACTTCAAACAACTTAAAGAGGTTTATGATAAGATAAACAGCGACGAAGTAACAAAGCGCATGTTTGATAACTTCCGCAATATCCAGCTTACACTTCAAGAAAAGCAAATGCGCGGTGAAGAAATCACTGAAGAAGAAGTGGCTCAGGCCCAGCAAACGGTCCAGCTTGTGCAGCAGCACGAAGAAATCAACAAGCTGATGGAAGCTGAACAGCGTGTCAGCATGCTTTTGAATGACATCAACAAAATCATCATGAAGCCGCTTGAAGACCTGTATGGAACAGCTGAAGAAGATGCACCAAACGAGCAATAATAATCACCAACCAACCTCCCGCCGGCAAGGCGGGAGGTTTTTTGCGTCCAAAGGCCGGGCGGGCGCATTAATGAGATGCCAGGCAATTGCCTGGCATTTCAATCCAAACGGGAAGCACTGCCCGTTCTAATATTGGGCAAGCGTACATAAGCTAGTAGCAGAATGCGACAGCTGAGAAGGGGGAAGGCAACATGGTATACAGGATGCT
This window harbors:
- a CDS encoding YheC/YheD family protein → MIIYYDEASSAWVCRGEEKKYAFGKNGSISGRNSPQAAAAFPVLLNKDRAGPLVGIAASPGKKARFKGNVEFFEDIQRTLFKKGGISFVFSPADFTGGQLEGAVFIPAENRWTTAVFPHPDVIYNRIPERWYERGAAARKLFSSLRKHRIPYFNGSFFNKWEALDALQHHPDIKEAIPDTELFDNESDWPVILERFGTIFVKPIDGSKGKGIVKVEKQGGALLVSGQNEPAFTCTEDELMRMFESRKYLVQAAVKLPLFEGSPYDFRILCHKHHDCWSVSGVGIRQAGEHAVTTHVPQGGRILNFDQIPIRPDIRQFERILPEIGETLEQLAGPLYEFSIDAGVSPEGRLAIFEANAKPMRFDEPAIRSIHFEALADLFMEFSDFKEGIDDVRKEILLQSEKVSYT
- a CDS encoding YheC/YheD family protein — encoded protein: MSKTVYDIRQTADDGSSSVYVPESFFSTVKECTSIAFGLAALPCAIKSSKHLSHEVEVPAALFRELGIPAEGPLHLIEHDNTLHLGPLVGIFTAGFTGQDLRPAGERSFVFARLLTAAGTVHAHAFIFGKHHIDWEHETIQGFFYTQDGWEQKTVPFPHVIYDRLPNRRTESLEEFQQLRRRLQLDYLIPWYNPGFFDKWTIHEIFGKYPKSAVMIPTAVKNPSAGEIQELLDRCGQIYIKPINGSLGNGVVQLIKDQEGTSYYARLRSGGENRLRRYPSLGQLLQNIYPTESFEGLMVQQGIVLKRTHGQKYDFRVHTNKNENGEWQVTGIAAKLAGPGSLTTHLSSGGKVFTLEELYNDLAERRKIEKTISDAVLLLSTILDRHLKGNLGEVGFDIGIDKENRLWVFEANSKPGRSIFYHPGLKESEILTRKLPISYGLYLAEKNIRSRSRLKT
- a CDS encoding YheC/YheD family protein, translated to MRFGFLSLSEDHESHYAEQLAIRSRDFGLDFFKFTPFSIDPKTELAEGLIYNKEKGGWEKAVRSIPEMIYDRCFYGKTGSSTGDGKAIVSWLKQRGGTRFIGNGLPDKLKVAAAVSGDGTLKYYLPETRSASSHEAVIRYVDSKEKVILKPAAGSQGKGIIVIEKEDSAYTWYVQSNNMLKTTAVTSDALKAWLKLTLSRERYLLQPYLQLLDRDERPFDIRILLQKDENGLWVERGLGMRRGRPGTILSNLHAGAAPVSYDDWLGQLSTTQASIIKEEIRTITERIPIVLEETFPSLFELGIDLGVARNGSVWILDINSKPGHQIIRSLYPSKTGDLYRAPLAYAAGMIRKGVIQREQNRL
- a CDS encoding YheC/YheD family protein, producing MVTVVHARYIKREPAAFSSGNQLHLTEPFAQRLKITGPSAVHIQTGTASAAAVPVIMNGDGYVFSVSPGLQKELGLPDETLNIRINYSTAGRTFKIGPFIAVLADKTYPGADPPCGKLSAYYEELSVYARDQHIGLYITSPEYWDVKQMKGMIYSGGSWKQNTVPAPDIVHNRISSRRFEQTEAFNKIREYCTRHEIPFFNHQFLNKWNVKEMLEKCPEIVPYLPETALLNSRSALRNMLLKHERVYLKPIHGSQGRDIFMVFLSEEGFVLHSTSSSPAAKAFQTVEDLFDEIVPAIKKERYLVQEGLTLISRQSSPLDFRFLCHQISAGKWIVTSETARLSPPGHFVSNIAMGGSLVRPLEVLKDVFGNKHGKELLLAMREIAVNTAAAISSEAGGTYAELGLDIAADTDGKPWIIEVNTKPSKDMSAVRPGNSTRPSARAIIDISRGMASV
- a CDS encoding DUF445 domain-containing protein produces the protein MSEFIIILIMIAVGAAIGGVTNSLAIKMLFRPYKPLYLFNRRLPFTPGLIPKRREELAKQLGRMVVDYLLTPEGIRKKFLDKGFRYEVEQWAKDEARRVLDTEKTIEESLAALGTPNAAVQGEEKLRAIVEERYQRWMEANGDRKLENVLPEAWKDRADERIPVMTDHIIGKIKEYFSGDEGKKIISRMVDDFFESRGTLMNMVQMFMGSESLTGKVQPELIKMLSQDRTKKTLQNLLESEWDSVKALKVHEVAEKAGGDEKITAFLQQAAIEQVQIGSLLSIPIKDLAFPYRQLVIETWVPKMLAFAGDFAAVELERLMKKLHLADVVREQVESFPVEHLEQMVLSISRREFKLITVLGAVLGGVIGAVQGVAVILIG
- a CDS encoding YlbF family regulator, with protein sequence MYDAAYDLEKEIRDSEDFKQLKEVYDKINSDEVTKRMFDNFRNIQLTLQEKQMRGEEITEEEVAQAQQTVQLVQQHEEINKLMEAEQRVSMLLNDINKIIMKPLEDLYGTAEEDAPNEQ